A genomic window from Tolypothrix sp. PCC 7910 includes:
- the pyk gene encoding pyruvate kinase, with translation MRRTKIICTVGPATSSPERLEALIDAGMNVARLNFSHGAYEAHAQTAHYIRQISSRQHKSVAIMQDLCGPKIRLGTLPPEGLMVEAGTEVTFVLQEKGESVDELPLPLPTLFAMVRPGEPISINDGRVKLVVSDRDADHIRAYVKIGGLISTHKGVNLPQTRLPMSSITEKDLQDLRFGIQLGVDWVAVSFVQSPRDLEPAQRMIESAGGKIRVIAKIERPEAVKDFDSILEAADAIMIARGDLGVEMPIHEVPLIQKDIIRRCNQAGKPVITATQMLESMISAPDPTRAEATDVANSIWDGTDAVMLSGETAVGQYPIAAVEMMHNIAIRTEQSLHEGSKHSWCREAGTLSVTESVAEAVCRIAYETGARAILCNTSSGSTAQLVSKYRPSTPIIALTSDEVSYRQLALSWGVEALLIPPVHSAEEMFLNVVNRVVDMGLAKDGDKVVITSGVPIGKSGTTSLIKVHSIGQPILA, from the coding sequence ATGCGTCGAACCAAAATTATCTGTACTGTAGGGCCTGCTACATCTTCTCCTGAGCGCCTAGAAGCTTTGATTGATGCAGGGATGAATGTGGCACGGTTGAATTTTTCTCATGGGGCTTATGAAGCCCACGCCCAAACTGCTCACTACATCAGACAGATCAGTAGCAGACAGCACAAGTCGGTGGCAATTATGCAAGACTTGTGTGGCCCGAAAATCCGCTTGGGGACTTTACCACCAGAAGGGCTAATGGTGGAAGCTGGTACCGAAGTCACCTTTGTTTTACAAGAAAAGGGCGAGAGTGTTGATGAGCTACCTTTACCATTGCCAACTTTGTTTGCAATGGTACGACCTGGTGAACCGATTTCGATTAATGACGGTCGTGTCAAATTAGTTGTGAGCGATCGCGATGCTGATCACATTCGGGCTTATGTGAAAATTGGCGGTTTAATTTCTACTCATAAGGGTGTAAACCTGCCACAAACTCGTTTACCTATGAGTTCCATCACCGAAAAGGATTTGCAGGATTTGCGCTTTGGCATCCAGTTAGGTGTGGATTGGGTAGCAGTTTCTTTTGTGCAATCACCCCGAGATTTAGAACCAGCTCAACGGATGATTGAATCTGCTGGTGGCAAAATTCGAGTAATTGCCAAGATTGAACGCCCAGAAGCAGTTAAGGATTTTGACAGCATTCTCGAAGCCGCTGACGCGATCATGATTGCCCGCGGTGACTTAGGGGTGGAAATGCCCATTCACGAAGTTCCCCTGATCCAAAAAGATATTATTCGCCGTTGTAATCAGGCGGGCAAACCTGTAATTACTGCCACCCAAATGCTGGAATCGATGATTAGTGCGCCCGATCCCACCCGCGCAGAAGCTACAGACGTTGCCAACTCGATTTGGGATGGTACAGATGCTGTGATGCTTTCTGGGGAAACTGCTGTAGGTCAATATCCCATCGCCGCTGTGGAAATGATGCACAATATTGCCATTCGCACAGAACAGTCTTTACATGAAGGCAGCAAACATTCTTGGTGCCGTGAAGCTGGGACTTTGAGTGTGACTGAATCTGTAGCAGAAGCAGTATGTCGAATTGCCTATGAAACAGGCGCAAGGGCAATTCTTTGTAATACTTCTTCGGGGAGTACAGCACAGTTAGTTTCTAAATATCGTCCATCAACGCCAATTATTGCCCTCACCTCTGATGAAGTCTCCTACCGCCAGCTAGCACTTTCCTGGGGTGTAGAAGCTTTACTAATTCCCCCAGTCCACAGTGCTGAAGAAATGTTTTTGAACGTGGTCAACCGAGTTGTAGACATGGGCCTAGCCAAAGACGGCGATAAAGTTGTGATTACCTCCGGCGTACCAATTGGTAAATCAGGAACAACTAGCTTAATTAAAGTGCATTCTATTGGACAGCCAATCTTGGCATAA
- the gap gene encoding type I glyceraldehyde-3-phosphate dehydrogenase — MAKLKVGINGFGRIGRLVLRAGINNPNIEFVGINDLVPPDNLAYLFKYDSTHGKFKGKVEAREDGIVIDGHFIPCVSIRNPSELPWGKLGVDYVVEATGLFTGQEGATNHLKAGAKRVVISAPTKDPELVPTLLMGVNHQLFDPSKHTIVSNASCTTNCLAPVAKVINDNFGLTEGLMTTVHAMTATQPTVDGPSKKDWRGGRGAAQNIIPSSTGAAKAVALVLPELKGKLTGMAFRVPTPDVSVVDLTFKTAKATSYKEICAAMKAASEGELKGILGYSDEEVVSTDFQGDIHSSIFDAGAGIELNANFFKVVAWYDNEWGYSNRVVDLMLSMAQKEQLALV, encoded by the coding sequence TTGGCTAAGTTAAAAGTAGGTATTAATGGATTTGGTCGGATCGGGCGGCTTGTGCTTCGCGCTGGCATTAATAACCCCAATATTGAATTTGTGGGGATCAACGATCTAGTACCACCAGATAACCTGGCTTATCTATTTAAATACGATTCAACCCACGGTAAATTTAAAGGTAAGGTAGAAGCAAGGGAAGATGGCATCGTCATTGATGGGCATTTTATTCCCTGCGTATCGATTCGCAATCCGTCGGAGTTACCTTGGGGAAAATTAGGTGTAGATTACGTTGTCGAAGCTACAGGGCTGTTTACCGGACAAGAGGGAGCCACAAATCATCTCAAAGCTGGTGCCAAGCGTGTAGTAATCTCTGCTCCTACTAAAGATCCTGAACTAGTTCCTACTTTGCTGATGGGTGTTAATCATCAGCTATTTGATCCCAGCAAGCATACAATTGTTTCTAATGCTAGCTGTACCACCAACTGTTTAGCTCCCGTAGCTAAGGTAATCAATGATAATTTCGGCTTGACCGAAGGTTTGATGACCACAGTTCACGCCATGACCGCTACTCAACCAACTGTAGATGGCCCTAGCAAAAAAGACTGGCGCGGTGGTAGAGGTGCAGCCCAAAATATCATTCCTTCTTCCACAGGTGCAGCTAAAGCTGTAGCACTGGTTTTACCAGAATTGAAGGGTAAGTTAACTGGGATGGCTTTCCGAGTTCCCACTCCTGACGTTTCTGTAGTTGACCTAACTTTCAAGACAGCCAAAGCCACTAGTTACAAAGAAATTTGTGCAGCTATGAAAGCTGCTTCTGAAGGAGAACTCAAAGGAATCCTTGGCTACAGTGATGAAGAAGTCGTTTCCACTGATTTTCAGGGTGATATCCACTCCAGTATCTTCGATGCTGGGGCTGGCATTGAACTCAACGCCAACTTCTTTAAAGTAGTCGCTTGGTATGACAACGAATGGGGCTATTCAAATCGTGTAGTTGACCTGATGTTGTCAATGGCGCAGAAAGAACAATTGGCGCTTGTATAA